Sequence from the Ascaphus truei isolate aAscTru1 chromosome 3, aAscTru1.hap1, whole genome shotgun sequence genome:
AGAGCAGTAGAGTTTCTTGGTGAGAGATTTGCATCTATCAGACCTTCACAGagaatttattttggattggatcaATTTTATACTcgcccataattattttttgtttcaacAATTTTATCTGCATGCGAAAGGAATAGCTATGGGCACAAAATTCGCTCCCAGCtacgccaatttatttatgggtagcTGGGAGGACCAATTTATATGGTGTCAATGTCCATTTACAAATATACTAGTGTCGTGGAAGAGATTAATTGACAACATGTTCATAGTGTGGGATCGGGTAGTAGATACCTTTGAAGAATTTATGGGATACCTTAATGATAAGGAGTGGAACCTGATCTTTACCTCTAAGCATAGTGAGAATAGCATTGTATTCCTTGACCTTGTTTTGGAAAATGACGAAGAGAGTACTATTAACTTCAAAACATATATTAAAGAGGCTGATGTAAGTAATTACCTGGAGGGCCCTATTAAACTTAACAAAAGTTGGGTTCGCAATATAGCTCTAGGACAGCTTCAGAGGGTGCAGAGAAATTGTAGTAGGGATTCCGACTGTGTTGCAAACAGAGGCGATGCGAACTAAATGTTTGGAAAGAATGTTATGACAAAATAGATCTAGATAGGGACATAGCAAAAGTCCAACAGATGGACAGAACAGCTCTTTTAAAAACTAAAGGCAAAAAGATTACTAGTGGGGTGCAAAATGGGGTTGAGATTAATGAAAAAAAATGTTGGGGTATTCTTAAGTGTGACCCAATTCTGGGTCACATCTCTCAGCAACTCCTAATGGGATCTATAGAAAAGTGCATAATATTAAGAACTTAATCGCACCAAGTGTGATCAGGAACTATTCCCTCCACCAACAACGCAATACCAATGATTGGTTAGGAGGTAAACCCCAAGGGTGTTAGAGGTGCGGGAACGGCATTACATGTGAATTTGTAGACAGGGATAACAAAACATTCCAAGGACAAGAATTTAAAATCAACCAGTTTGTTAACTGCTGCACCACTTATGTGGTCTATATGCTGGAATGCCTGTGTGGCCTCAAGTATATACAGTAGACAGAACAAAGAGGCCATTTAAAATCAGACTGCAGGAACACGAGAAACATTAAAGTaggtgtaacgggtgctcaccacaaacaagacgggactgcgaggccgaggtggggatgttagtgtacACTGAACTCCAGCCGCGTGAGagtgtccggagtgcagagtgatagtcgtatagccgggtcagggttggacaAGTGAGGATAGTTgtaatactcgccgtggtcaggggttggagaagtcggatggtcgtagagggtagccggggtccagggtgGAGAAGGTAGATGTCCAGAAGCAAGCCGAGGTTGAGGTAGAGAGAAGTCgtggggtccaggtacaagctgaggtcaaaacacTGAGAAACAAGACAGGATCAAAAATGCACAAGGCAACAGGACAAGGCAGCAAAAGCTTGTGGTAAGCACTACGTTCAGGAGcaaagaattatgctcagccaatttgccagagggctggctgagcatataaagggaagGTGACCAATGAGCAGCCAGAAAGCCACTGCCATACAGCATGAACCGCCCACTCGGTAGCAAGCGCTCAATTGTGGAACGTAGGTGGAGTAAGACACAGGTGCAGGTGATCCTCGGTTAGTGTGGAGTTAAGGATTAACCCCTCACGTGCTTTGTGACGCCGCGCCGGTGCGTGGTTTCCTGCGGGCGCGATGCGTCACCCGTATCGTCACAGGACAtgatgcgggggcggggcctaagcccgaaGGTATCTCTCTGTCTGACAGCGCGGCGCCTGTGGGTAGCTTCCTTGGTCTGCGGCACATCACCCGTTTCGTCACGGGACCTGTCACTGGGGCGGGACCTAACGCCGATCCTCACAGTAGGCTTCATGAAAGAGTGTCTCCACCCATCACAATTGTAATCTGATAGGATTTAGAGCAAATGCCATTGAACATTTTAAAATGGGTGTCAGAGGAGGTGATAGGTTCAGTTAACTCTTCAAAAGAGAGATTTTGTGGATTTTTCATATGAAAAGTCATACACCGCTAGACCGCAACGAATAAATGGATCTGATCCCCTTCATACAGGACTAGTACATCACATGGGTGCTAATGATAATTGTACCAATATGGTTAATGGGTCCCCTTTTAGTGGGTCTttatggccatatatatatatattttgaaggtCCTTGATGTTTTTATTTCTGTCATTCCTAGGGTgatcagattttgaaaatgaaaaactgggacacataaaaaaaattattaatacaacaactgacattactaaaaaattaatattataatgatatttatctaatagtgtcaccattgatgctgtattattcattctacctctcccCGTTctttctctaccttctcccccattctctctaccttctcccccattctctctctaccttcccaccattctctctacccgtctcccattttctctcaccctctccccattctctctcgcccttcccctcattctctccccctccccccagtctctctatccattccctccccctccttcatctcccttcctccccccattctctctttccctccccaattctccctctcccttcccacccccattctctccttttcctcccccttcccacccattctctcttccctcacccattctctcactctctctcttcctcccctcctctattctctctccccctcctccattctcgcactcccctcctccattctctcactcccctcctctattctctctgccaccccattctctctcccccctcctccattctctatcttcccctcctccattctctctctaccccccatacCCCATaccgcacagacacacagccactgacctgcacagacacacagacagaccagcacagacacacagctactgacctgcagacacacacacagccactgacctgcacagacccacactcagccactgatctgcatagacacatacacacacactgacctgcatagacacacacacacaccatacacaaagACTGACAATCACAATCACAAAACAGCATGCAGGCGCCCCCTGGGGCTGTAGCTGCATGTTTCTCTTTCCATATTTCTAGCTCTGTTTCTGATGATCCTGGCCACACTCCCTCACAATCATGGCCCGACCCTTTTTCTCTGCACCCGAAACCGGGACATTTGAAACATTTTCAAATAAATGTCAGGACACCGGGACATGTGCAGTAAATccggactgtcccggctaaaccgggacatctggtcactctAGTCATTCCCTCTTGTGTAGAAATTGATTTGTATGTGATAGTACTATGCAGTATTTTGTTCGCAGTGACTTGGACTGTTATCTTCTCCCTTGTTGTTGGTATTCTTATCTACCCTTCTTTTGCCATTTTGTTCTATTAGATGTAGGATTCAGGCACTTCttgctacagctcaacccccttataacactgtgcttggagtccaaagaatcacatcgcgttataagcggatcgcattaggaataatgtataattgtatgcattgtacaataaagtatttaagataccaataatcgtgttgtaaagtattcataaatatgaaaattgggagccctgcttgcatcgcgttataagcggattcgcgttgtaacggatcacgttataacggggttgagctgtatgtgctTTCCCTTCTACACCTGTTGACAACGAGCCATCAGTTGGTCACTCAACAGATCCTTTGTTTCCTGCGCTCTATAGATAATATAATATAAGGGTCTGCTCCCCACATATGTGCTCCCCCTACAATACATCTAAATATAAGTAGCTTTATCCAAAGGTATTTGTCCCCCTTTCTTTATTGTTAAAGGACTATACCCATTGTCACAATAAtctcatgagatattatgtattttaatccatcgaGTGCTTCGTGGGTTAATGAAGGTTCAATTTGGgttataaaatacaataaattggGTTTATGACACATCCAGACTTGTCATGGGTCTGTGCTGGGCTTCAAAGAGAACttcatttagggggggggggctatcctggatagcccactaaaagtgacacgTGTTGTTAAGAAGGTCATAAACACTAAGCAGAGCTGACTCATGTCAGCCTCCAAGAAAATGTGAAGTTTTTTTTACTCtatcataaaactgtcaatctcacagctgatttacgatgggtaggtttatgttgtttcaatgggggggAAAATCGTACTTAAGTCTTAGCAAGGATTATGAAAATGAGattttcaacagaggtgtgtttgggcCAAACACGTGAGTCTCAGTTCTTCggcagtgacctctctgggagaaaacctatGGAATTtggataatgtactgtataggggtttctgttttatctttttattttgagaaactgttctgcatttattgtaattgtatgttcctgttattctttttctgtaatctaagcactgtattttttataaatattaaaacatttaataagtgatgctttcggctctgaatgaactgattgcACACTCTGGAGAGACTATCtatatttttggacacattttgctacaacatattttttgtgtgttaagtgcatcaTTTTTCTATCATACATAGAGACCCTGGCAGAATAATTTAACATCTTTTAATTGCAAAAATATCTCACGTGGTGgaagcgtatagatatgattgcaattgagtaaggagttaatattaactaattgaaaggacgttgcgcaggagaaaggtggATTGGCTAGAGAAGCAGTGTGTATtagccctggttgcatatctaagtcacgtgctcacttgtgtgctgttcgtgacagatggtatatggggacggatttaggggaaatattgttcatttgagggatctTTGCAGAAGTTGAAAAGTGGGACAACTAGAGAGCTgaatattaacccttgtcccatttGCAgctcacgtgctcacaggtgtgccgtacgtgacactcATCCTATTAATTCCCTTCTGTAGATCAgttaagtcaggggtgcgcaaagtttctgaGCTGCGCCTCCCTGCCTGGCTGGCCAAGCGTTCTGTCCTaggaaccggcgtcaaatgatgcagcgcgtcatgtgacgccacgtgacCCGTCAGAGTCATTTGATGCTCGttgccatggcgtcatttgacgtcacgttgtcatggcgatgcgttgcagcagagccggctgagagcaggtaagatgagatacagaggcctcgcgccccCGAGTTAAGGTACGGATATGTTCCCTTAATCCTTCTTCATTTAATTTACATGTTTATTACACAATGCAGTTGAGGAGCGGGTCATTTTTATATCTTACCCGCTTTTCTTCTCTATGTTGTACTGTATCTGCGTTTCTGCATATGTTAACGTTAAACTCTATTCTTTTCTGTTTGGAAACAGTTGCACTCCAGTATATTAATTTAGTACGAACGTTGTAGCATTTTCTCTCAGTACAACAAGCAGCTTTGAAATTTGGCTACAGTGATATAAAGTCTCTAATAAGTTACAAGCTCTCTGTGGTATTATAAAAACGTCTGAGATTTACCCACAAAACTAATCTCTCTGTATTTGGTGCGGGAATCATGAGAATTTGATCCTGCAATAACACAAGCTCTATTTTACTTAGTTTATACattgtgtttattattttatgtaatAGTGGTATATTGTGTTGTACGTAACAATGTCCTGAAAGGTCGGATTCAGATTGTCACTATCAACAGATTTGAGACACACTGTTTGTTTATAGTCTCTGCAATGACCTTTGCATTTGGGGACAGGTGAATGCATTTAAAGTTGCACAgactaagcaatatcctacgtgtgtgtttttaaattaaataattgaaataaatcagttctgtattatgagaaaatacttgtagcattttttttaaatccctctgaatcacatttttaatatattataatgtaacaagcatttttcttctatagcaaccatctacaaaatcacatccccttcctcttctgaaacaggccctgccctttctctagcagtgcaccaattgcatctagtggctgcctggtcacatgattttcccacagaactttgcattttgggtcctcttctgctgaagAAGAGTGTGGGGGGCACAGGAGACCAGCAACTGCataaaaacaagagaaaaacacaaaatagtgcaattctGTGTAGAATAGGCAATGGCTTGAGAGATGTAGTACCAAAAATGTATACTCACATTTTCAATAAAAGTAAACAAGCAATGTACAGTATCCCAAAAGGAAATCCTTCGTTGTTGTGTTCTTAATGGTGTGACTTGAGTGTAAGGTATCAGGCAGGATGGCAGGTACTCAAGCGTGGATGCAAGAAACAGAGAAACGAAATGGTGCAGAGTCACAATGTATCAACACAGTATCACACTAGCAAGTACAAATAGCAACTCACATGTGGACCCAGGGTACAGACATTATACGATAGCAGCTGGATGGGTCTCCGGCGATTGGAATCAGGTGTGGCAGTCAAATGCGTAGTCCTGGTAGCCAGACTAgtgggatctggaaggtaacgtcATGTGTAGACACCGACCTCGAGCGTTTGGAATGCAGTAGTTGAACGCGGAAGTGGAAGGACCACAGGGAGCTGCTTGCGTACCAGCCGCCGTGCGGGAACCTCCGCTATCCTGGTTATGGTGTGAGCGAGCCTGACGAAGGGGCCAGGGGGCCTTGAAATGCTGCTCATTTTATAACCATATGTAAACTATATAATAGTTTAGCCCTGACCCTATACAGTTCAGTAATCCCTAAGCTCATTTCAATTTCCTTGTTTGTAAATCAATCTTAATTGCAATACAGACAGAGCAGGCATTCAGTAACTAAAAACCCCAGTCTCCATGCCCCCGTGTCAGGGTTGCGCTCGTAGCATCACAATTGACATCACTATAAGCCGACATGCATCTCTCCTAACTGGCGCTTCTTCAGGGGTAGCCATTACTTCGTGATCACTGGTATTTGTAGTGTCTTCGTTGTCAtggttgtcacggtagcttgcgacaggctgtaatttacaccaaaactatatataaatatatatatacctgggtttgaactgggacgagacttagatatgataaaatgtaatttattccttgataaaggtgaacacaacagatatgtacaaataacaagcaaaatatagacacttacgtaaaatggaaatgatgaagcagtcacagctggactggcagttcatacagcactcttcatagtcatcaagacacccaaaagcatgaaaagacctctggcaggaagacagtgcatagcgtttctctcagcaaacaagatggtatagaacagactgaacacttgaagaacttgcaaaacatgaacaacatgaagaacaatggataagggcttgaccacagattatataccatTTGTGGCCCTCCATAACCTTAAAtacaggggattggttttcaattacctccagccactcactaacgtgggaaagcattctgacccatgcccccctgctggttggcacatgcgcagtagaactctggggtctcatttctgtagccccacatatgcaaagggaataccagccagtctacccatttggctttctggcaggaaaacctttgttggaaggtgttaaatggaacacttaaaaactgctctggtttgagcttcCTCCGCCCTTAGgcaaacagggagggtgacaagaccctttgaacagCACTCAAATCCTAGGCATTAGGGCGCCTCTTGGGGCCATCTgctacattatggccaaagaaatttcctctggaatttatccataccttagaatacagtattaagcataaaacatagacgTATTAAAATATTCGGTTCCGTTGgatctagcaggtccaaacttcccagttctcattgccagaactgggacaccatatgatccaaaaagcgacttgctacgacctatggagccggagttacacaaatgcacattaaatcatttttcattttaatacaaaaatctccgctaaaagaaatctcagcttttcactaaatccccattgaaaacaacgggctccaccgccatgggtttcaatggagcaactccgccgttgtagtcaatggggtttcctaccatagactttcaatggggaaccgccgccattgaagtctatgagaaaatccacaaatctttacagtcgtccatactccgtctggttggtctgagggggctggaaatgggcatgcattaaagccggaaccttggctacatgtcacccaaatcccatccctctgggcattccagaaccggagatatggacttacacatttcaacattttacacttagtcattttttcacccAGCGGCTTTTCCCTCATTAGAATCAATGGGAAAAGCCCTGAacattcaagggggtccatactccgtcgggttggtccaagagggtcaaggatggttctgcagtgatgccggagcagtgactacagataccccaaaccttgatcctctggtccctccggaaccggagatatggattcctaaaattcagcatttcacacttagtcatttttctgagccgtttctgccgccgccggcaaagcctatggcgcgacccactctatctggttcgacccttatcgggggtccaggattcggagacccggttgtggtcgagtggggggaagcctaggaactaggggcaaaaagaattttatttctagggcccccagaacagtttattcccacgccaattaacgttgaacttgactcaagtgattttaactcttttaaaggacattgtatccgctttgcggttaagcggtttggaaggcagccaactcattcctgaaaagctctttcgagggtttctccattgaagtcaatgagcccatagactttcaatgggaaaccgccgctctccctctcggacgccatctgctggtcttctcaggaaccggacttcacagcaagattcaccattaaaaagcattgagccctaatggcggcttatgggaacctgcaaaatggtgcctgaaaaggtgggaaaacttcacaaagagctataatcattaaagaactattaacccttgtgctcccggatggattctagtgtgtgtgtgatgcagacactgattaacacagacattacaatggaacaggggaacaggggaaaatacatttacaggtcataacaagggttaaatcacatttctggacctcagtccagttaaccccttgtctccctggtgcggtcaggggtggccaaatggggtgcaacccctttaataccgggccaccccctttctccctctacacctcccctgctcaatggagcctggtgccccagtcgcctcccccaggccctggggtaccactggcgcccttgacgcactcaataagtcctgagggattggcctggcaacattgtccttcggcattgtccagtacattgtcctggccacagtggattgtaaagtccagatcttggggagcagggctccaccttggctgccgggcattctcctttgcctccctctgcccccgacccagtgccttgggaaccaagtccatggtgaaggggccccggtgcagtccaggctgcacactgcccagagactggcatgtctctgcatctgcaggagaccagctatccagcacagaccgtcgctttcctgtcaaccaagtctgggaaagggctatgtcactattctgtagggaccctacctgacctggctctgtgccaccctgtagctgctctgctatcctcctgactctcctctctggctgcctatctacccacaacctctcctttgggaaccagggggttctgtcagaggggtcactcctggccagtcagaacaagggaccttctgcctacctagcccatccctagcttctgccagctgcctaacaccccactgacctcctatctccccctgctccacggtgcctccctgcctagcctcccctaggcccagcacctcagcttgctgcttacctccctgcagcccacctgcactcctctcctccctgggcaatcctaacccagaccctggaactacctgagtgcacctacctccctgaccttgtctcccccttaccagggatgagctcaggggcatctctccagatgcaaccgccttagcgcttggctggcaggtatcccgggggtggcacaagcctgccactgccccggatacccccagcccatagctaggctgcaacagggggttgctgatctgagaaaccccctggggctctgccagggtaacgggaaactctagctgcaatacctgctgctttccctccctggctaccactagccctccttctctcactgagatctgctgctggctacctacttgcagcctcccctcactccgcttctccctagctaatcctaacctggatcctagggacccctgagtgaggccatctccctgacactgtctccccattaccggggatgagctcagggttgctggtgctgatgcacccaccttagctcttggctggcaggtaatctgggggtggtctaactttgccacaaccccggacacctccagcccatagcaaggctgcaacagtggggctcttaactgagagtccccttgctgctccaccgGGGTAATGGGGacgtctagctgccctacaagctgcccgtcCTGCCCCTCCCCTGGtatccctatctcctgccaccccccggtcacccctatagtgaaacaacagggtacagtcatagggaaacataagtcacaGTCAGTCTgcaacttggtctggcttaccttgctggtccccgcagagaccgccgccttcgttggtcccaattgcaggggggactggagcggccaccgctggccccatctgggctgggcagcaccgggccgctgccgtcacagcgcccgggttgggtaaaggtaaaacggtgcaggacaa
This genomic interval carries:
- the LOC142489856 gene encoding uncharacterized protein LOC142489856; the protein is MTVPCCFTIGVTGGWQEIGIPGEGQDGQLVGQLDVPITPVEQQGDSQLRAPLLQPCYGLEVSGVVAKLDHPQITCQPRAKVGASAPATLSSSPVMGRQCQGDGLTQGSLGSRLGLAREKRSEGRLQVGSQQQISVREGGLVVAREGKQQVLQLEFPVTLAEPQGVSQISNPLLQPSYGLGVSGAVAGLCHPRDTCQPSAKAVASGEMPLSSSLVRGRQGQGGRCTQVVPGSGLGLPREERSAGGLQGGKQQAEVLGLGEARQGGTVEQGEIGGQWGVRQLAEARDGLGRQKVPCSDWPGVTPLTEPPGSQRRGCG